Proteins from a genomic interval of Euleptes europaea isolate rEulEur1 chromosome 18, rEulEur1.hap1, whole genome shotgun sequence:
- the LOC130490873 gene encoding vomeronasal type-2 receptor 26-like has protein sequence MAKSVSLLVLLLHMAGKVRSLKCTGDNPLQIPHQWYQPGEILIGEITNLIGYMAYHVSFTRHPSEDFINIPVLNTKFYQHILAFVFAVEEINRNPNILPNVTLGFHIYDNYSDRRWSYQTILDLLFHYGVFSPNFNCGISKNVVGIIGALNSETSSYMADILTLYKIPQISYDGSFQSTVIDSAQFPSFYRMVPNEALQYVGIVQLLVHFRWKWVGFIMHDDEPGEHFLQRLEPMLSRNGICVAFTERSPRKLHLDSIDDVMKFTDSDTAAFLESTATVVVVYGETVTFMWLAKTLWMQARMSSTRNVEDPDRTSEGKVWVTTSQVDFAVINFQLFFDIRIFHGALSFAIHSNAILGFQRFLQIQKPSWNNENGFIKDFWEQVFDCEVPDSMNSKETCTGEEKLDSFPATIFEMSMTGHSYSIYNAVYAIAHSLHTMFSHRAKHTAVEEGDRQAFLTVKPWQLHPFLQRISFNNSAGDEIMFNDRGELVAGFDVTNLVTFPNYSYIRVKVGKLDAQTPPGKELTIHEDRIEWHRELRQKPPFSLCNDKCYPGYSKEMKEGEKFCCYDCAPCPQGKMSNQEDMDYCIICQEGHYPNKVQDECIPKILIFLSFADTLSIILVFMAVFFSLTTAVVLAIFIKYKDTPIVKANNRSLTYVLLVSLFLCFLCSLLFIRQPNTVTCLLRQTIFGIVFTTAVSSVLAKTIIVVLAFMASKPGNLFRKWVGKRLAYSIVISCSSVQMVLCALWSCVSPPFPDLDMHSLNAEIIMQCNEGSVSLFYCVLGYMGFLAIVCFTVAFLARKLPDSFNEAKFITFSMLVFCSVWLSFLPTYLSTKGKDMVVVEIFSILASSAGLLGCIFWPKCYILIVRPEMNNREHLIRK, from the exons ATGGCGAAGTCTGTATCGCTGCTGGTGCTGCTTCTTCACATGGCAGGCAAAGTGCGTAGTCTGAAGTGCACTGGGGATAATCCCCTTCAGATTCCACATCAGTGGTACCAGCCAGGTGAAATCCTTATTGGTGAGATTACAAATCTTATTGGTTACATGGCCTACCACGTTTCCTTCACGAGGCACCCATCTGAGGACTTTATTAACATTCCAGT TCTGAATACAAAGTTTTACCAGCACATCCTGGCCTTTGTGTTTGCTGTTGAGGAGATCAATCGGAATCCTAAcatcttgcccaatgtcacccttGGATTCCACATCTATGACAACTACTCTGATAGAAGATGGAGTTACCAGACCATTCTCGACCTGCTCTTCCATTATGGTGTGTTTTCCCCCAACTTCAACTGTGGCATCTCAAAAAACGTGGTAGGAATCATTGGAGCACTGAACTCTGAAACATCCTCATACATGGCAGACATCTTAACTCTTtacaagattccacag ATTTCATATGATGGTTCATTTCAATCAACAGTGATTGATTCAGCCCAGTTCCCTTCATTTTATCGCATGGTTCCCAATGAAGCCCTCCAGTATGTGGGAATTGTTCAGCTACTTGTGCATTTCAGATGGAAATGGGTTGGGTTCATCATGCATGATGATGAACCTGGAGAACATTTCTTACAGAGATTAGAGCCAATGCTTTCAAGGAATGGCATATGCGTAGCCTTCACAGAAAGGTCTCCAAGAAAACTTCATCTGGATAGCATAGATGACGTGATGAAATTTACTGACAGTGATACGGCAGCTTTTCTGGAGAGCACAGCAACTGTGGTTGTAGTATATGGAGAAACGGTAACCTTTATGTGGCTGGCAAAAACTCTCTGGATGCAAGCACGAATGAGTTCCACAAGAAATGTTGAAGATCCAGACAGAACATCTGAAGGGAAAGTGTGGGTTACAACTTCTCAGGTTGATTTTGCAGTAATTAATTTTCAACTATTTTTTGATATACGCATATTCCATGGTGCTCTTTCCTTCGCAATTCACTCAAATGCAATCCTAGGATTCCAAAgatttcttcagatacaaaaaCCTTCCTGGAACAATGAGAATGGTTTTATCAAGGACTTCTGGGAACAAGTATTTGACTGTGAAGTTCCAGATTCTATGAATTCTAAGGAAACATGTACTGGAGAGGAGAAATTGGACAGTTTTCCAGCTACCatctttgaaatgagcatgactggccACAGCTACAGTATCTATAATGCCGTCTATGCTATAGCACATTCCTTGCATACCATGTTCTCACACAGAGCCAAGCACACAGCTGTGGAGGAAGGGGACAGACAGGCTTTTCTAACTGTTAAGCCCTGGCAG CTCCACCCATTTCTTCAGAGAATCTCATTCAACAACAGTGCTGGAGATGAAATTATGTTCAATGATCGTGGAGAATTAGTCGCTGGGTTCGACGTTACCAACTTGGTCACTTTCCCAAATTATTCTTACATCCGAGTCAAAGTTGGAAAGCTGGATGCTCAgactcctccagggaaggagctcaccATTCATGAGGACAGAATCGAGTGGCACAGGGAACTCA GACAGAAGCCTCCCTTCTCTCTGTGCAATGACAAATGCTACCCCGGTTACAGCAAGGAaatgaaggagggagagaaattctGCTGTTATGATTGTGCTCCTTGCCCACAAGGGAAGATGTCAAACCAAGAAG ACATGGATTATTGCATCATTTGCCAAGAGGGTCACTACCCAAACAAGGTCCAAGACGAATGCATTCCCAAGATTCTAATCTTCCTTTCTTTTGCGGACACATTGAGCATAATTTTAGTTTTTATGGCTGTGTTCTTTTCTCTGACCACAGCTGTGGTGCTTGCCATCTTCATCAAGTACAAAGACACtcccatagtcaaagccaacaaccggagcctcACATATGTCCTTcttgtctctctcttcctctgcttcctctgctctttGCTCTTCATCAGACAGCCAAACACGGTGACCTGCCTCCTTCGACAAACAATTTTTGGCATCGTCTTCACCACTGCTGTATCTTCTGTGTTGGCAAAAACCATAATAGTTGTGTTGGCCTTCATGGCCTCCAAGCCAGGCAACCTTTTCcggaagtgggtggggaaaagactggCATATTCTATTGTCATTTCCTGCTCCTCTGTTCAAATGGTCCTTTGTGCTCTTTGGTCATGTGTTTCTCCTCCTTTCCCAGATTTGGACATGCACTCACTGAATGCAGAAATTATAATGCAGTGTAATGAAGGATCGGTCAGCCTGTTTTATTGTGTCTTGGGCTATATGGGCTTCCTGGCCATTGTCTGCTTTACTGTGGCTTTCCTGGCGAGAAAGTTGCCTGacagttttaatgaagccaagttcatcactttcagcatgttggtcttctgcagtgtttggcttTCCTTCCTGCCAACTTACTTGAGCACAAAAGGGAAAGACATGGTGgtcgtggagatcttctccatcttggcctccagtgctgggtTATTGGGCTG
- the LOC130490874 gene encoding vomeronasal type-2 receptor 26-like: MVKSVLLLMLLLHMAGKVRSLKCAGDNPLQIPHEWYQPGEILIGEIVNLIGYMSYQVSFTSTHLRTFFTFQCKEMIFLNTKFYQHILAFVFAIEEINQNPNILPNVTLGFHIYDNYSDRRWSYQTILDLLFHYGVFFPNFNCGIQKNVVGIIGGLNSETSSYMADVLSLYRIPQISYDGSFQSTMNDSAEFPSFYRMVPNGALQYVGIVQLLVHFKWKWVGFIIHDGEAGEHFLQRLEPMVSRNGICVAFTKRAPRKIHVDTIDDMMNAESNTAAILESKATAIIVHGGTTTFMWLATNIWSPVQLISIADAEHMEKTTEGKVWVTTSQIDFAVINFQLFFDIRIFHGALSFSIHSNTIIAFQRFLQMQKPSWNNENGFVKDFWEQVFDCEVPDSMNPTNSKETCTGEEKLDSLPATIFEMSMTGHSYSIYNAVYAIAHSLHTMFLHRAKHTAVEEEDSQAFLTVKPWQLHPFLQRISFNNSAGDEIMFNDRGELVAGFDVTNLVTFPNYSYIRVKVGKLDAQTPPGKELTIHEDRIEWHRELSQPPFSLCNDKCYPGYSKEMKEGEKFCCYDCAPCPQGKMSNQEDMDYCIICQEGHYPNKVQDECIPKILSFLSFADTLSIILVFMAVFFSLTTAVVLAIFIKYKDTPIVKANNRSLTYVLLVSLFLCFLCSLLFIGQPNPVTCLLRQTIFGIVFTTAVSSVLAKTIIVVVAFMASKPGNLFRKWVGKRLAYSIVISCSSVQMVLCALWLCVSPPFPDLDMHSLNAEIIMQCNEGSVSLFYCVLGYMGFLAIVCFTVAFLARKLPDSFNEAKFITFSMLVFCSVWLSFLPTYLSTKGKDMVVVEIFSILASSAGLLGCIFWPKCYILIVRPEMNNREHLIRKQILVSNN; the protein is encoded by the exons ATGGTGAAGTCTGTATTGCTGCTTATGCTGCTTCTTCACATGGCAGGCAAAGTGCGTAGTCTGAAGTGCGCTGGGGATAATCCCCTTCagattccacatgagtggtaccAGCCAGGTGAAATCCTTATTGGTGAAATTGTAAATCTTATTGGTTACATGTCCTACCAAGTTTCCTTCACGAGCACCCATCTGAGGACTTTTTTCACTTTCCAGTGTAAGGAAATGATCTT CCTGAATACAAAGTTTTACCAGCACATCCTGGCCTTTGTGTTTGCAATTGAGGAGATCAATCAGAATCCTAAcatcttgcccaatgtcacccttGGATTCCACATCTATGACAACTACTCTGATAGAAGATGGAGTTACCAGACCATTCTTGACCTGCTCTTCCATTATGGTGTGTTTTTCCCCAACTTCAACTGTGGCATTCAGAAAAATGTGGTAGGAATCATTGGAGGACTGAACTCTGAAACATCCTCATACATGGCAGACGTCTTAAGTCTTTACAGGATCCCACAG atTTCATATGATGGTTCATTTCAATCAACCATGAATGATTCAGCCgagtttccttcattttatcGCATGGTCCCCAATGGAGCCCTCCAGTATGTGGGAATTGTTCAGTTACTTGTGCATTTCAAATGGAAATGGGTTGGGTTTATCATTCATGACGGTGAAGCTGGAGAACATTTCTTACAGAGATTAGAGCCAATGGTTTCTAGGAATGGCATCTGTGTAGCGTTCACAAAAAGGGCTCCAAGAAAGATTCATGTGGATACCATAGATGACATGATGAATGCTGAAAGTAATACAGCAGCTATTCTGGAGAGCAAAGCAACTGCAATTATTGTACATGGAGGAACAACAACCTTTATGTGGTTGGCAACAAATATCTGGTCACcagtacaattgatctccatagcAGATGCTGAACATATGGAGAAAACCACTGAAGGGAAAGTGTGGGTTACAACTTCCCAGATTGATTTTGCAGTAATTAATTTTCAACTATTTTTTGATATACGCATATTCCATGGTGCTCTTTCCTTCTCAATTCACTCAAATACAATCATCGCATTCCAAAGATTTCTTCAGATGCAGAAACCTTCCTGGAACAATGAGAATGGTTTTGTCAAGGACTTCTGGGAACAAGTCTTTGACTGTGAAGTTCCAGATTCTATGAATCCAACAAATTCTAAGGAAACATGTACTGGAGAGGAGAAACTGGACAGTCTTCCAGCTACCatctttgaaatgagcatgactggccacagctacagtatctataatgctgtctatgctATAGCACATTCCTTGCATACCATGTTCTTACACAGAGCCAAGCACACAGCTGTGGAGGAAGAGGACAGTCAGGCTTTTCTAACTGTTAAGCCCTGGCAG CTCCACCCATTTCTTCAGAGAATCTCATTCAACAACAGTGCTGGAGATGAAATTATGTTCAATGATCGTGGAGAATTAGTCGCTGGGTTCGACGTTACCAACTTGGTCACTTTCCCAAATTATTCTTACATCCGAGTCAAAGTTGGAAAGCTGGATGCTCAgactcctccagggaaggagctcaccATTCACGAGGACAGAATCGAGTGGCACAGGGAACTCAGTCAG CCTCCCTTCTCTCTGTGCAATGACAAATGCTACCCTGGTTACAGCAAGGAaatgaaggagggagagaaattctGCTGTTATGATTGTGCTCCTTGTCCACAAGGGAAGATGTCTAACCAAGAAG ACATGGATTATTGCATCATTTGCCAAGAGGGTCACTACCCAAACAAGGTCCAAGACGAATGCATTCCCAAGATTCTAAGCTTCCTTTCTTTTGCGGACACATTGAGCATAATTTTAGTTTTTATGGCTGTGTTCTTTTCTCTGACCACAGCTGTGGTGCTTGCCATCTTCATCAAGTACAAAGACACtcccatagtcaaagccaacaaccggagcctcACATATGTCCTTcttgtctctctcttcctctgcttcctctgctctttGCTGTTCATCGGACAGCCTAACCCAGTGACCTGCCTCCTCCGACAAACAATTTTTGGCATTGTCTTCACCACTGCTGTATCTTCTGTGTTGGCCAAAACCATAATAGTTGTGGTGGCCTTCATGGCCTCCAAGCCAGGCAACCTTTTCcggaagtgggtggggaaaagactggCATATTCTATTGTTATTTCCTGCTCCTCTGTTCAAATGGTCCTTTGTGCTCTTTGGTTATGTGTTTCTCCTCCTTTCCCAGATTTGGACATGCACTCACTGAATGCAGAAATTATAATGCAGTGTAATGAAGGGTCGGTCAGCCTGTTTTATTGTGTCTTGGGCTATATGGGCTTCCTGGCCATTGTCTGCTTTACTGTGGCTTTCCTGGCGAGAAAGTTGCCTGacagttttaatgaagccaagttcatcactttcagcatgttggtcttctgcagtgtttggcttTCCTTCCTGCCAACTTACTTGAGCACAAAAGGGAAAGACATGGTGgtcgtggagatcttctccatcttggcctccagtgctgggtTATTGGGCTGCATCTTTTGGCCCAAATGCTACATTTTAATAGTAAGGCCTGAGATGAACAACAGAGAGCATTTGATAAGAAAACAAATTCTAGTCTCTAATAATTAA